One genomic window of Deltaproteobacteria bacterium includes the following:
- a CDS encoding O-acetyl-ADP-ribose deacetylase, translated as MNRIRVVTADITTLSVDAIVNAANEGLIGGGGVDGAIHRAAGPKLLAACRALPEIRPGVRCPTGEARITPGFDLPARFVIHTVG; from the coding sequence ATGAACCGGATTCGCGTCGTCACGGCCGACATCACCACCCTGAGCGTCGACGCCATCGTCAACGCGGCCAACGAGGGGCTCATTGGCGGGGGCGGGGTGGACGGGGCCATCCATCGGGCCGCCGGTCCGAAGCTCCTGGCCGCCTGCCGGGCCCTGCCCGAGATTCGGCCGGGGGTCCGCTGCCCCACGGGCGAGGCCCGCATCACTCCGGGCTTTGATCTGCCGGCCAGGTTCGTCATCCACACCGTGGG